Below is a genomic region from Fundulus heteroclitus isolate FHET01 chromosome 5, MU-UCD_Fhet_4.1, whole genome shotgun sequence.
GGGGACGTGGTTGAAGTATTATTTCCTCTTTCAAGACGttaatctgaaagaaaaaaatccttcaaGCAGGGCCCTCCGATGTGGCCAGCGAGGCAGGACCCCCTGTTGTGGGAGGCGGTGACGAGGCAGCAGAGTCCTCGGTGCCCGGCGCTCTGGCGTGCACCACACCGATGCAGGCTAGGACCGTGGCATGCGATGCAGCCCCGCAGGCAGGGATAGACCAGTTGGGGAACAGATCGTCCCTGTCCTCATAGAAGAAGTCCCGTAGCTGGGACTCTTCTATGTGTGGTGCTCTGGCTGGAGGAGGCATGCCCCTCACGCAGCGGCGTAGGGTAGTGCTCGGGAGGCCACCTGGGTGTCATGGAGGTGGTGGCTGAGTCGACGTGGCACTGAAGTGCATCTAGCTGGGCTCACCAGAGCAGCGCCAATGACGTCGAGCCGACTCGCCAGGGAGAAGGAGGTGACGTCAGCTCTAGCTGGCGAAGATGCAGCACTGGTGCCCGGCTGAGCCTAAGGTGGAGCGGCGGAGATGTTCTTGCGCCGATGAGCCTGGCGTCTGCGCCGGGAGGAGCCGGGCACTGATAAGGAGGCAGCTGCCAGCAATGAAGTGGTGGGAGCAGCTAGGGAGGCGGACAAGCAGGTGAGCTGTGGTCTGAGTGGAGGTGGTTTCCTGAGGAGCTGAGAAAGCGCTGCTTGATAGTTCCACTCCAGCTCCTCAAACAGCCCAGAGATCCCCAGATGCGTCAGGAGCTCGGCCTGGTCTCTTAAGCTGTCCTGAGCATGGTTAACGGCATTCATCTGCTTCCAAGGCGGGCTGAGCGTGGCGATTGAGTCCAGCAGTTTTTTCAGCTCGAGAAACATGGGCTCCGGGCTCTGTGTGGGCGACGGGTTCATTTAGCCAGAGCGTACTGTCAGGGTTTGTGGAtttgaacccgaattcagccacacacagagccacgttTAATAGTCCTTATTGAAAAGGGAAGGATCTATAACTGTCCAGGGTGAAGCAGGGAAAACTGAGCCCTGACAGTTACTAAATGGAAATTTTCGTGGTCaggtcaagtttatttgtaaagcatatttcagctaacctgactctagccatatggattttgttccgcctagctccactcacatccatctgggacctctccataggaattgcctttttgaaggctgggctttttcaaaaatccttgcatatgattggataagccacttgtctgtcatctttatcgacgtgctattttaaccactcacaccgaagctaacccatGACGCTGATGAGAACGAcgcagggaaaaacaaaacttttttttttaatgtgtttgcggctctagtggcacgcgttttattgacagcgagctgacaggaagaagggggaagacaggcggcaaagcgtcGCGGGTCGCAGTCGATctcgggccgaccgcgtcgaggactaaaggcctacTAATATGGTTTACGCTAACCACTCCGCCGCAGGCGTGCCCCGGAAAACaatacttgccaaatccggtcgggaaaagggcaaaaacatcgtttccacaaacaaaagccttcagagccgttctttgatgttcttttaatgaaacaatattaggtagattggacaacacagaagaaatagcagcatcaatgttaacgcttgcttcctcgatgcgagccgccattgctatcaaaataaaaacagtctcacgtcacagTCTCTTCTCCACtatgtcacatctatgaaactccagccctgcgtcctgattggctagacaataaaattagtTGGataaatcactctctatgggagaggtcccagatggatgtgagtggagctaggcggagcgaaatccatatggctagagtcaggatatatttcagcagcaaggcggtcgaatatttattttgaagacAAACATCCTAATGCATTCCTCTGTTTGAGTTTTTAAGCCCATTAAAAAGGATCAAGTAAAATATGTTGTTACCACAGCTTCAGAGGCTCAAGCAGTTGTGCAGTACATTGTGGGTGTTAGAACAGCTGCAAACAAACTGATATTAATAACATCTGTTAGATTCATATCTGTATTTTGAAACTCCCCCTCTGTATCAGTTCTGTAACATGAGTTAGAAACTTGAAACCCATGAGCAGAACTTCCCATCAGTGGTAAAGGTAAGGCACCAAGGTTTTTCCTCCTTCTCTACACCAACTGTTTTCAattgtaatataaaaaaaatccttgctGTTGTCATTCTGCGTGGTGAGTAAATTGTGTATTTGAAGTTTCCACTGTtaagtttgtgttttgtttttcattgcatcacaacccccccaccccaataGATGGCAAACCTCTGGCAGCACATGGTCCTGTTTTGGATGTGGATTCCTCTGTGTCTGTCATCCACTGTGAGCTTCATTGGTTCACCACAGGAATGTGAAAAGGCTCACTTCGTTCCTGGTTACAACCTGGGTGGAGAAGGCTTTGACATTGTAACCATGGAGAGGAAGGGAGCCTATGTCATCGACACTGAAACGTGGAACCTTGGAAATGGCACTTGCAAACTATGCAGAAACAGCTACATGGCTGGAGAGATGCAGAAGGTCCCAGTTGCTGTGGTGGACTGGAGAAACCTCCCGAAGTGCACCATGAAGGTCTCCAGCACACTCTACGATTCTGTGGAATCTCTCGTCAATGACTCCACATCATCTGTGTCCAACGACTGGAAAATTGGTCTCGACATTCCAGTGGACCCTTCAGTCACTGTTGGTGTTGGCCTTGGAGGGTCACACTCCAGGGCCTCCGAATTTGCCATGAAAAAGTCCAAAGAGGATCACTATACCTTTGTCAGCCAGTCCGTCAAATGTAATTTCTATAGGTGAGTATGCTGATGGATCACAGGTTAATAAGTTAGACATTTATCTTTTGTATTcattaatgaatgttttaaatgGTCTCAATAATGGCAGGAAAGCAAACATCCTGAGTGCAGTTTACAAGGAGTCAAGCTCCATTTAATATATAGTAAATATTTAGTTGCATGTAAATTTATGTGCTCATTGCTGAAAAATATTTGACATAATAACATACAATAATAAGTGTATGAGAAACAGGAACAGCACCATCAATGCAATGAATAATCAAGTAAAATACAGAATTTAATTGACAACAGCACAAACACAACTATGTGACATTTCAACCCCAAATCAGAGaaactgaagtaaaaaaagATTGTGTGACAAATAAGAGTATATATAAAGTGCATATCAGAACATACTGTACATTAGTAGACTGTACATTAGTAGAGTCctcgccctctactgctacccgttgcacagTGCACCTGACCCCTTtagcccctccgacaggtggtgagcccatcagaagggggacccatgtcgtctcttcgggctgagcccggccgggctccatgggtaaaagcccggccaccagacgctcgccaacgtgccccacctccaggcctggctccagagtggggccccggtgacccgcgtctgGGCAAGGGAACACAAAATCCAATAATCTtgctcatcataaggggctttttgggctgctctttgtctggtccctcacctaggacctgtctgccttgggtgaccctactagaggcttaaagcccctgacagcatagctcctaggatcattgggacactcaaacccctccacaacggtaaggtggcagcccagggagggactatgtctctcagctggcctggtaacgccttgggattcctcctgaggagctggcccaagtggccggggagagggacgtctgggcctccctactgaagctgctacccccgcgacccgaccccggataagcggaagaagacggacggactgACTCGAGTCTTCACTCACCaaaattatttgcatttttgagTCAGAGTCGATAACCCACTATAGTGCAAGCACAGTACTATGTAATATCATCCATTGGCTATAAGAATTTTTTCATATGAGATTTTGTTTCCAATATGGCCAAAACCTACTTTTTGCACTGAAGTGCGCAAACAGTAGTGATTCAGTTGTGCAATTTTAACTCCACAATAAACAACAGAACAAGCTAAAAATGTATCATTAAAATGGTTGCCTGAATAGTTTCTTTCTACGGTGTCACTCAGACTACAGGAGCAGACTGCTAAGAGCAAGGCATCAGACTTTCAGGAAATGGGCAGGTTCTCCCACCTTCAGAGACTGCAAGCGTGCTGCTGCTGAGCTGAAGCATTAACTCACTGACTCATCTCCTCTCAGCACTCTATAGTTTTACATATAGAGTATATTGATTACATTCTGCTGTTTGTAGGGAGCCTAATCTGTCTAAATCCTAATCTCTAACCTTTTTCCCAGACAAAAGTTTTACTTCATATACTGTAAGCAAGTGGCTACTGTTGTCTTTACGAAGCTGACCTTTGCATCTGATTTGTAGCCTCTGATTCAGCATCTGTATTACAAATCCTGAGCtaccaaattaaaaacattaaattaaatgcaaactAAAGTGTTGTATTTTCCATGTGGGAAAGAGTGAACTAAGTTTTAAGGAAATTACTAGTTTTGGAAATTACTGTTTTGGAACAGTATTGTCactatttgattttttttgccagacatgaaataaattaaaaggctCATGTAGCAATTGGTATCTTTTGACTTTGGATTAGACCTTTAACTATTTACATTCTCAGGCCTCGAAGTGCCATACCAGCCAAGAAATTATGTTGTTTGTTACTATGAAGTcatgtgactttgtaaagaatAAGTGTGAGTCTCTTCTTTATGCtgacatttaaaggagcaataagccaaatttcattattttagatagaaagaactaaaaacttattttgtgaggagctaaaggtatttttttagatggactatggtatgacgtcacacactcatctctctgtgttgctctccagtctcttgttatCAGAGTACATCCCTCTCTGCCAGTTTCtacagcagagggtcaccaacatggtacCTTTAGGCCCCAAGTAGCCCCAGagcaccacatgtggtgcccacatgcctgttctaaaacaaaagcacaatccaccagtgagctgcatccaaaactttattttattattttactcttctttattttattcttttactcttcacactttattttttagaaatctttatttgtcattgcaattctACGTTCCAATGACATTTTTCTTCTACATTTAACCATCCCTTAGGGAATagtgggcagctatcacagAACCTAGGGCTAAGTCTTGGGCTAaaggacccacagtggcagtctacGGGGAtggaaccaggtacttgcaaccttcttaGAGTGCAAGCACACTACTCTTACCACTAGGCCCCCACTCGCcccacttgcatttatatagatttaaaaaattacaatatccataacaaaacatgaaaaaatttatttatttaacatgaaatTAAGACGAACTGTGACTCTTCTGGTTCAAAGGTCAGAACTGGTAGCttcacacaacaccaatgaagtagttttcaatttcaaaatgttggcatctacagacagtgctcaaaccccacctagtggtgagaATTGCTTATTGCTCTAATGTTTATTTTCCTCACGTACTCCTATTTTAAAACAAGTCCCTGAAATCCTCCAGCAAACTATCCACCCATCCGTTTtacaacacgcttatccctaatgggatcacgaggggtgctggtgcctatctccagctgtcaatgggcgagaggcagggtacaccctggacaggtcgccagtctaacacagggcaacacagagacagacaggataaacaaccattcacacacacactcacacctaaggagaatttagagaggccaattaacctaacagtcatgtttttggactgtgggaggaagccggagtatcaggagagaacccactcatgaacagggaaaacatgcaaaatgcatgcagaaagacccagggtggactcgaacccaggactttcttgctgcaaggcaacagtgcaacCCAGCGCAAGTTGTTAAATTTTAGGttctttattaaatattttaatttcttcaaattagCTCTGTCCAATTAGTTTAGAATTTGGCCTATCTGATCTACTTAGTACTATTctatttgataaaatatttttgaatggCTTTACCAGCTTCTTACCACAATTAGTCAAGCATAAGTTTAAACTAATATTGTGTAaacgttttttaaattacagaaCCATGTCTTTTTTGTCAGCACGGAACAGAGCTATTTTACATGATTGGTAATAACATCTCCCTCATTTTCATATTGATGGGAGTTTATTGATATGGTACAGTATATAGATCTGTTCTTGCTACATACTGAGGGTctgattttctgttatttttgcagATGAATTGTTTATCAATGATgtaaaaatgtgtgattagtGCCTTATTAAACCGTTATACTGAATACAATACATTAAACATTAGAAGATAGATATTAGAAGATTATACGTCATTAGTTCAGAAGTCGACCCCCTCCAACCCTCTTCTGTTATAAATCACAttgttttttaaggatttaGAAAATGATTTATACAATGCATTGACCAAGTGATGGTACAGGTACCAGTATTATAGTAACTGAGACAGCAGCACATCTTACTTGGTTTCACTCTTTCTGTGCTCCACAGGTACAGACTGACAACAAATCCTCCCTTGAGTGCTGACTTTCTATCAGCTGTGAACACGCTTCCTCCATATTCTCCTGCAAAGGCATCTCCATATCGCGACCTGATTGACACTTATGGTACTCATTACATCACACATGTTTTTCTTGGAGGGGAAATAAAGGCAACAACCTCTTTCCAGACCTGCAAGGCAACCATGAATGGGCTGACAGCAACAGATGTTAGTGATTGTTTGACGGTTGAAGCCTCAGTTAACGTTGCTAACACTGCCAACGTTAATGCCATGACTAAACACTGTGAAGCAAAGAAGAGTAAAATGGGCTCACATCAAAGTTTCAGCTCAGAATTCAATGAGCGTATCACAGAGGTCATTGGTGGGGATGAAATGGAAGTTGTACTTCTTGAAGGAGGTTCAGACCCTACTGTGTATAACAGGTGGTTAAACTCTCTTAAAATCACACCTGATGTGGTCCAGTATAACTTGAAACCTCTGCACAACATCCTACCAGATAATCACCATGCAAAAAAGGGTCTGAAACGTGAGGTGGAACAGTACATCTTGAAAAATGCAGTGCTGAAAAAATGTTCTGAATCCTGTCCAATTGGACACAGGTCCAGCAAGAGAGATCcctgtgcttgtgtgtgtaTCAGTAACCAGAATATTAAGTCAAACTGCTGTCCTGCAGGGAAAGGCTTCGCAACATTGAAGGTCTCTAAACTTCATGCAAATAATCTATATGGAGACAGGTGGACTGAGACCGATGGTTCAGTGGAAGTTAAGTACGGTGACCAGATAAAGCGCACCAAAATAATCAGTAATAATGACAATCCTAGGTGGCCTGAAACATTTGATTTTGGACCCGTTGTCATTAATATGCAAAATAAGcttacattttctgtttatgaCGAGGATACACACTGGAACAGTGATCGCCTTGGTGTGTGCTCCTTCGAACTCCGTAAAGGGCTTGTGAAAGACacctgcatgtttaatcatggTACATTCTTCTTTACTTACTTGGTGGAGTGTGCACCGAGTCTGGGTGGTAGCCGGTGTGATGAGTACCTTCCCTCCCCAATGAATCCCTCTCTGGCCAAAGTGTTTTACACCAGAAATGGGGTTCTGCTCggagattcaaagaggaagttTTCGAAGTCAGACGCTCTTTCAGGTTTTGGCCAACTGTGAGAGGATGTAACGAGCACAGTAATTGCAATCGCTTTAGTTTGCATTGTTCTTTtctttaactattttttttaaaatgctaacTGATAATCCTTGTTATGCTTCTTTCCTATCTGTAAAACCTTGCAATAAAGCATCCACAAAGACAATGCaatctttcttttatttcaagtgtttaaattaaatatttttatcatcaaaaatataatttagaaGATAGCTCACGCTCAGTTTACGTCTTCATAATAGAAGTCCAAGATCAAATATAAATAGTTAAACTTGTTTTAGAcagcctgcccccccccccccccaacaataaataaatagagaaatgtagaaaaatttcAAGTTGGAACTTTACTgttgttttataataaaaagaaaattcctCAGTGGCCAAGAGGTGCAAAGGCATTGCAAGTACATACATGTGCTGTAAACACAAAATATACTCCAAACTCAAAACTGAGGCtaacacagacacaaactgAACACATGCAgtgaaaaatgcagcaaaacagaAATGGCACAATGACAGAAATTAGACACACAAAGTGCAAACATGCAGCAAACATAAATAACGCTGGTGtataaaaacactaaacaatGCACAATCAAAATTCTGCAAGTAGAAAAAACAACTACAAGTTAACAAAAGCTGCAAACTTGCTCTTCATAATGGAAGTgctccagaccactaggggAAGTAGACCACCAACTAAGTCATATGGGAAACGGGGTTCTGCTCGGAGATTCGATGAAGAAGTTTTCAAAGTCAGGCGCTCTTTCAGGTTTTGGCCAACTGTGAGAGGATGTAACGAGCGCAGTAATTGTAATCGCTTGTAGTTTGCATTGTTCTTTTCTTTAACTTTCATATTTCTGAAGAATACTAGTCTTAATGTTTGTGAATATACTGATAattctttttccaaaaaaataaaaaataaatgctttgtttgtcatttttagGACTTTTTCCTGTAATGTTTgtgcaaacatttaaataatttctaagGTTTAAtcttagtttgtgaaatacaaACTAATGAATCCTCCTTTATGCTTCTTTCCGATCTGCAAATACCCGCAATAAAGCATCCACAAAGACaatgtgtctctttttttatttttgtaaactaaaactaaaatattgttaatgtaaaaatgtctttttgaaTGAAACAACAGTATGCATGTCACTTTCTGCAAAATCTGACCTCCCAAATGCTATTTTCAAAGAGTAATTTCTGAATCAAGCAAGTGGAATAAACTTTGCTACATCTTCCGTCGAAAGGCTAAAGGACTGAATAGGTTTgcttttaaaggggaagtccggtcaacaaggaaaaatcagggtatcattagctataactaaaactaatacgtttgtggttatttaatgaacttatctttaatcaataagaaaataaaaccataaattgtcgtctgaatcactgtgtatgggggctgacattactgtccatatttgggcagtaaggggcgtttgacatcacatcctggggcgtggaaaagcggaagcggcgacaacatttctctccgctttccatgcaaagtcaataggagccgttctacatagctgcgatcatcaataattttttcggatttccagaggacttcaccactgacagtcccaagagctattgttacagcaacaatgcccacgtgcatggccatcggatgttccaacacaactggtaaaagtggaaaaaccattgcttatttcaacttcccgattcatgagccaccgggctcgttgctggattgccaacttgaacagagcggatttgccatctaacttctggccagagagaaaacacatcatatgcagtgaccattttgaagaagaatgttttgaacatgacatgagagcgaggatttttggtaagttattttttattttagaattttttatttagaatttgcggggatggtcaccgagcagaggggcggaaggataccacatgtgatgtggtatccctccgccccagcatgtgctggaacgctcttatattttaatatttatacaataatgaccacctgccctatttactagagggcaaatatataacttaagtcacttcagcgatctctcctccgctgtgtgtgtgtgtgtgtgtgcgctccgctgcagcgccggaaAAGCCATGCTGCGGCgcagcgcgcgcacacacacacacacacacacacacacacacacacacacacacacacacacacaaacacacacacacacacacacgtgtatacatatatactgtaggacccgactgagtttgcactggaaataggtaggctggattccgtcaaaagtccggtttctgtcaagaaactcttctaaaaaaatccatatcgctatcagatgatgatagttCCACGGagctcccatcactgtcactaagtacttcatcactctctgcttcgtacagagcaccagtcgtcaccatgttggaaaatagtgcgccgtgataaagagagcgttgaaacttgctcaactgcgggtccgccgagtgacgtcaaaaagtgggaggtgacagtactattcttgaacaagatggattcctccacataaacatgattaaatgaaaattattcataattaaaaaaacttataattttttgcacagtatgtagtagttttatatttaaagtactttcagcagtttgaattctgattttgaccggacttctcctttaaaactgTCCTGTTTGCTTCGGGCACATAGAATGGGTCTGGTTTCCCTTTTAGAGGATCCTCTATTGATCAGCCGTTAATATAACCATAAACAGCTGGAAAACCAATGTTGTCCTGCATTCCCACGTAATACGGTCCAGTGCCATAAATATCCGCCTTGCAGTGGTATTGCAGTTGTATAAGTGAACCGTGTATGCTCTGCATATGACATATATTAGgattcagtttttcttctgtgctctttcaggaggagtgaatgttaTAAGTTAAAGActtgcaatctgctgggtttccttgcatactacattttttaaccaatctttCTGTATGATTGATAGAATTGACACTCTGAAGTCCCTTGAGATAACCTATAATGACTTggcactgtataaataaactggataaaatcaaaactgaattCTGTTCTGTGGTAACAGTATGAATTGCAACTTTTCAGAGGTGCCAGGTTAATGAGCGGAAATACTGCAGAGTTgtagaaacagcagcagagaatGAACTTTTTCctactatgaaaaaaatacagatgtgagtagtaattagttacatttactcagttacagcCATTACAGTAACTTATTTAATACAGTTTACTTCTAGGAGtaattttttattacatttaataaaaaaacacattcttaaACATGTTACTGGAGTTTCTTCAATGAACTGTGCATGGCTGCATGCAGAAAGGATCTActgtagcggtctgtcttacagtGGATCCAGAGAAGCGTCTCACTGAAGACACTCGGTATATGAcaatctgatgaagaggatgctcagagTTGTCTATAATGTTCTCCGTATGATGAAAAATACTTCCATGTaaaatcatctccagaggttctagatAAGTCCCCAGAGCAGAGccggctttctttttttatagaaGCTCAACAAGATTTCTTCAAGACAGTTACTCTGATGCTTCAAGTCAATTGCATCTGATGCTGCCCCAGCACATAATGGCAGAAGAGATAACACACTACACAACAGAAAAGATCAGCAGCATGTTGCTACAGACAATGACCAAAGCTTTTTCAAGGTGTCCAGTCTGttctgtcccttcttgtagacactatatttaaattacctttagACTGCTTTGTGTCAGGGAAAGTGTTGTGGATGATCCAATCAAGAACTGCATGAGCAATAGACTGATGTGTATTTCTCAGGGCAGTATAgtattatatataaaataaaatccttggCCACCCCATAGCTATATATGTATCACATTAGGTGACCTTTATTCCTTTAAAAATTATGCCACTTAAATAATCACTTGCCAGTTGATGCCGCAcattatattttgtttatcaGAACCTCTGGTTTACATGCAGCACGGTGTTGAACAGGCCAAGAAAGAAGAAGCATCTCCTTAAAAAGCCCCTATAAAAAGTCCTTTATGTACCCCCTGGAACTTTGTGTTATGATTGTGTATTGGTTAATGTTCTTGATGACTCATGAGCAGACTGTTGGTCTGCTTGGTACTGGCACCtctgcagaggagagagacagatagTGGCTGATAATTtactgtgcatgcgtgggttctctctgggtactccggcttcctcccacagtccaaaaacatgactgttagattaattgCGTGTGAGAATGATTGTTTGTCCTCTACAGCTTTAATGCCCGGTGATAGACTGGCGGGcctctccagggtgtaccccgcctctggCCATATATATAGTGGAAAGAAAGAACATCAgcttatttacagaacaatgttgacagagagattttagtccaaaaaatcaaaacaactcACCCAGGGTGGGCGGAAGGAGGTTCAAGACAGGGGGCTAGagtccaacaaaaaacaaccccaaTAGGGTGAATTAAGGGAGACTTGGGATGACAGGTCATGAGCAGAACAAAAGAGAGTTCAGGGGGTTGATGGCCAGGGAAGAGCTCAGGTACCCACTGGGGAGCACTGGGGAACTTAGGAGGCTGGAGACCTGGTAGAGGCTCGGCCCACGGTTGGAGACGCGGTGGAGGCTTGACCGACGACTGGAGATCAGGAAGCGGCTCGAGAGGCTACTGCTGA
It encodes:
- the LOC118563039 gene encoding perforin-1-like — translated: MANLWQHMVLFWMWIPLCLSSTVSFIGSPQECEKAHFVPGYNLGGEGFDIVTMERKGAYVIDTETWNLGNGTCKLCRNSYMAGEMQKVPVAVVDWRNLPKCTMKVSSTLYDSVESLVNDSTSSVSNDWKIGLDIPVDPSVTVGVGLGGSHSRASEFAMKKSKEDHYTFVSQSVKCNFYRYRLTTNPPLSADFLSAVNTLPPYSPAKASPYRDLIDTYGTHYITHVFLGGEIKATTSFQTCKATMNGLTATDVSDCLTVEASVNVANTANVNAMTKHCEAKKSKMGSHQSFSSEFNERITEVIGGDEMEVVLLEGGSDPTVYNRWLNSLKITPDVVQYNLKPLHNILPDNHHAKKGLKREVEQYILKNAVLKKCSESCPIGHRSSKRDPCACVCISNQNIKSNCCPAGKGFATLKVSKLHANNLYGDRWTETDGSVEVKYGDQIKRTKIISNNDNPRWPETFDFGPVVINMQNKLTFSVYDEDTHWNSDRLGVCSFELRKGLVKDTCMFNHGTFFFTYLVECAPSLGGSRCDEYLPSPMNPSLAKVFYTRNGVLLGDSKRKFSKSDALSGFGQL